A region from the Prionailurus viverrinus isolate Anna chromosome E2, UM_Priviv_1.0, whole genome shotgun sequence genome encodes:
- the LOC125152435 gene encoding zinc finger and SCAN domain-containing protein 4-like isoform X2 yields the protein MINGHCSDRSVLKEKWNTSGRNMEKFMENLTDDGMKPPGLVHVHMQGQEALFSENMPLREVIVHFTKQLSAGTPTGENMGTPSCTPQDTSLATGRGDENKENGGNIDQVNDGITSQGNEIPSLLIIQEEGCPRPEDDSVSFKNPVSSGRAGLAISGSQEGCPKGPPYQDILMEVGPGFLSQPVRVTPEPVPTHQNEGISTCEGLQERSHEAPKPHRCEKCPKIFRYFSQLKAHQRRHNNERTFICAECNKGFFQASDLHVHQMTHAREKPFTCSTCEKSFSHKTNLQAHERIHTGEKPYACSLCRRSYRQSSTYHRHLRTHQKMAFKSAPSTPEASSAAAPM from the exons ATGATCAATGGCCACTGCAGTGACAGGTCCGTGTTGAAAGAGAAATGGAATACAAGTGGCAGAAACATGGAGAAATTCATGGAAAATCTAACTGACGATGGCATGAAACCACCTGGATTA GTCCACGTCCACATGCAGGGACAGGAAGCCCTCTTTTCTGAGAATATGCCCTTAAGAGAAGTCATTGTTCATTTCACCAAACAGTTGTCAGCAGGAACCCCAACAGGAGAGAACATGGGGACACCGTCCTGTACTCCCCAGGATACTTCTCTGGCAACGGGACGAG gagatgaaaataaagaaaatggtggCAACATTGACCAAGTAAATGACGGTATTACTAGTCAAGGCAATGAAATCCCTTCCCTACTCATTATCCAGGAAGAGGGCTGTCCTAGGCCTGAAGACGACAGTGTTTCTTTCAAGAATCCAGTCAGTTCTGGAAGAGCAGGACTAGCTATCTCCGGGTCCCAGGAGGGGTGTCCAAAAGGACCCCCTTATCAAGATATCCTTATGGAGGTGGGACCAGGGTTTCTCTCTCAGCCAGTCAGGGTCACCCCTGAGCCTGTTCCTACCCACCAGAATGAGGGAATCTCCACATGTGAGGGACTCCAAGAAAGATCCCATGAAGCCCCCAAACCACATAGATGTGAAAAGTGTCCCAAGATCTTTAGGTATTTCTCTCAGCTAAAAGCCCATCAGAGAAGACACAATAATGAGAGGACATTTATTTGTGCCGAGTGTAACAAAGGCTTCTTCCAAGCATCAGACCTACACGTGCACCAGATGACTCACGCAAGAGAGAAGCCTTTCACGTGCAGCACGTGTGAAAAGTCCTTCAGCCACAAAACCAACCTCCAGGCTCATGAGAGAATCCACACGGGAGAGAAGCCCTACGCGTGTTCCCTTTGCCGGAGAAGCTACCGCCAGTCATCCACCTATCACCGCCACCTGAGGACTCACCAGAAAATGGCCTTCAAAAGTGCTCCTTCCACACCAGAAGCTTCCTCAGCTGCAGCCCCAATGTAA
- the LOC125152435 gene encoding zinc finger and SCAN domain-containing protein 4-like isoform X1, with translation MALDLRISCQGEPSRNVPGSENLEHKPSQGPAIQGEEIYEFPSTQLSLFQNSNNSCAREELQNLYNLFHSWLQPEKHSKDEIISRLVLEQFMINGHCSDRSVLKEKWNTSGRNMEKFMENLTDDGMKPPGLVHVHMQGQEALFSENMPLREVIVHFTKQLSAGTPTGENMGTPSCTPQDTSLATGRGDENKENGGNIDQVNDGITSQGNEIPSLLIIQEEGCPRPEDDSVSFKNPVSSGRAGLAISGSQEGCPKGPPYQDILMEVGPGFLSQPVRVTPEPVPTHQNEGISTCEGLQERSHEAPKPHRCEKCPKIFRYFSQLKAHQRRHNNERTFICAECNKGFFQASDLHVHQMTHAREKPFTCSTCEKSFSHKTNLQAHERIHTGEKPYACSLCRRSYRQSSTYHRHLRTHQKMAFKSAPSTPEASSAAAPM, from the exons ATGGCTTTAGATCTCAGAATTTCATGTCAGGGAGAACCATCTAGGAATGTCCCTGGGTCAGAAAACCTAGAGCATAAACCCAGCCAAGGACCAGCCATTCAGGGGGAAGAGATCTATGAGTTCCCCAGCACTCAGCTCAGTTTATTTCAAAACAGTAATAACTCATGCGCAAGGGAGGAACTGCAAAATCTCTACAACTTATTTCACTCATGGCTGCAGCCAGAAAAACACAGCAAGGATGAAATTATTTCTCGTTTGGTCCTGGAACAGTTTATGATCAATGGCCACTGCAGTGACAGGTCCGTGTTGAAAGAGAAATGGAATACAAGTGGCAGAAACATGGAGAAATTCATGGAAAATCTAACTGACGATGGCATGAAACCACCTGGATTA GTCCACGTCCACATGCAGGGACAGGAAGCCCTCTTTTCTGAGAATATGCCCTTAAGAGAAGTCATTGTTCATTTCACCAAACAGTTGTCAGCAGGAACCCCAACAGGAGAGAACATGGGGACACCGTCCTGTACTCCCCAGGATACTTCTCTGGCAACGGGACGAG gagatgaaaataaagaaaatggtggCAACATTGACCAAGTAAATGACGGTATTACTAGTCAAGGCAATGAAATCCCTTCCCTACTCATTATCCAGGAAGAGGGCTGTCCTAGGCCTGAAGACGACAGTGTTTCTTTCAAGAATCCAGTCAGTTCTGGAAGAGCAGGACTAGCTATCTCCGGGTCCCAGGAGGGGTGTCCAAAAGGACCCCCTTATCAAGATATCCTTATGGAGGTGGGACCAGGGTTTCTCTCTCAGCCAGTCAGGGTCACCCCTGAGCCTGTTCCTACCCACCAGAATGAGGGAATCTCCACATGTGAGGGACTCCAAGAAAGATCCCATGAAGCCCCCAAACCACATAGATGTGAAAAGTGTCCCAAGATCTTTAGGTATTTCTCTCAGCTAAAAGCCCATCAGAGAAGACACAATAATGAGAGGACATTTATTTGTGCCGAGTGTAACAAAGGCTTCTTCCAAGCATCAGACCTACACGTGCACCAGATGACTCACGCAAGAGAGAAGCCTTTCACGTGCAGCACGTGTGAAAAGTCCTTCAGCCACAAAACCAACCTCCAGGCTCATGAGAGAATCCACACGGGAGAGAAGCCCTACGCGTGTTCCCTTTGCCGGAGAAGCTACCGCCAGTCATCCACCTATCACCGCCACCTGAGGACTCACCAGAAAATGGCCTTCAAAAGTGCTCCTTCCACACCAGAAGCTTCCTCAGCTGCAGCCCCAATGTAA